A single Fusarium oxysporum Fo47 chromosome IV, complete sequence DNA region contains:
- a CDS encoding pectate lyase superfamily protein-domain-containing protein: protein MKFLLLFLFTLWGSVDARYWLEDIEHRGTAPYYPDKLYPVFRNVKDFGAIGDGVADDTAAINAAISEGVRCIPGVCKGSTISPATVYIPAGERTYLISNSLIDLYYTQIIGDPTNRPVIKASASFSKQSFGLIDGNPYLSTGSLAWNSTNVFFRQIRNLVLDTTALPPDFHAVGIHWPSSQATAITNCVFQLSTVPGNQHTGLLIEEGSGGLLNDLYFFGGGNATVLGNQQFTARNLWFSNADVAIWMTWDWGWTFKSTVFKNCRVGIKMDDSSFGVGSITILDSWFENVDVAIATTRNSSQSIRSTASLAMENVKFQNVNNVLMGPAGTDLARSAIAPVESAVFLMNQGHYTNWEGTFDATALYPLPFTRSQNLLDRNIYYERSKPQYEQVPGSSFISAKANGAYGDASHDDTQALNALLQYTAAKGLIAYLDAGYYMVSDTIHIPPNARIVGEALASIIMGTGPNFGDLNKPRPVVQVGRPGDVGHIEWSDTIVSTRGPTAGAVLIQYNLFAPGAPSGMWDVHARVGGFAGTYLQVPDCPAIKGTNTVNPRCLAAYMSFHVTAFAGGLFTENCWFWVADHDLEDQKYQRVSIFAGRGVLVEAQRGRIWLSASGSEHHVLYQYQLANTRDVYIGHAQTEQAYFQPIPMAQYPFPPVTALNDPNFQQDCQNDSDPAGCNIGWGMRILNSSNVAVYGAGILPGENFEH, encoded by the exons ATGAAGTTCCTCCTCCTTTTCCTATTCACCCTTTGGGGTAGTGTCGATGCGAGGTACTGGCTTGAGGATATCGAGCACCGTGGGACTGCTCCCTATTATCCTGACAAGCTTTACCCTGTGTTTCGCAACGTGAAAGACTTTGGTGCTATTGGCGACGGAG TTGCGGACGACACGGCCGCTATAAATGCAGCAATTAGTGAAGGTGTTCGATGTATTCCTGGTGTGTGCAAAGGAAGCACTATTTCACCTGCGACTGTCTATATCCCAGCTGG AGAAAGAACGTATCTCATCAGCAACTCCCTCATTGATTTGTACTATACGCAAATTATTGGTGACCCCACAAACCGGCCTGTCATCAAAGCATCCGCCTCCTTTTCTAAGCAAAGCTTCGGCTTAATCGACGGGAACCCCTATCTGTCTACTGGTTCCCTCGCATGGAACTCGACAAACGTCTTTTTTCGCCAAATTCGTAATCTGGTTTTGGATACAACTGCCCTTCCCCCAGACTTTCATGCCGTGGGTATACACTGGCCGTCATCTCAGGCAACAGCTATCACCAACTGTGTGTTCCAACTGTCGACCGTTCCTGGAAATCAACACACAGGCCTTCTCATAGAAGAAGGCTCAGGGGGACTTCTCAATGATCTTTACTTCTTTGGTGGGGGAAATGCCACAGTTTTGGGTAATCAACAGTTTACAGCACGTAACCTCTGGTTCTCTAATGCCGACGTCGCGATATGGATGACCTGGGACTGGGGGTGGACTTTCAAGAGTACCGTGTTTAAAAACTGTCGAGTGGGCATCAAGATGGACGATTCCTCGTTTGGTGTTGGCTCTATCACGATCCTTGACAGTTGGTTCGAGAATGTTGATGTGGCTATTGCTACAACACGCAACAGTTCACAGAGTATCAGAAGCACAGCTtctttggcgatggaaaACGTCAAATTTCAGAATGTGAACAACGTTCTCATGGGCCCTGCAGGTACTGATCTGGCACGTTCTGCTATAGCACCAGTGGAAAGCGCTGTTTTCCTGATG AATCAGGGGCACTACACGAACTGGGAGGGCACATTCGATGCGACGGCCCTTTATCCGCTTCCTTTCACTCGGAGTCAAAATCTCCTTGATCGCAACATCTACTATGAGCGATCAAAGCCTCAGTACGAGCAAGTTCCAGGCAGTTCCTTCATCTCAGCAAAAGCAAATGGTGCATACGGTGACGCATCACATGATGACACTCAGGCGCTCAATGCCTTATTACAGTACACAGCGGCAAAAGGGCTCATTGCATATCTCGACGCAGGATACTACATGGTTTCAGACACTATACACATCCCACCAAATGCCAGAATTGTGGGTGAAGCCCTTGCGTCGATCATCATGGGGACAGGACCCAACTTTGGGGACCTGAACAAACCTCGGCCTGTCGTTCAAGTTGGTCGCCCCGGTGATGTTGGCCATATAGAGTGGTCAGATACAATAGTATCAACGCGTGGGCCAACGGCAGGTGCCGTCCTAATTCAGTATAATTTGTTCGCTCCTGGAGCCCCCTCAGGCATGTGGGATGTACATGCTCGCGTTGGAGGCTTTGCCGGGACATATCTTCAAGTTCCAGACTGCCCTGCTATCAAAGGGACAAACACTGTTAACCCGAGATGTCTGGCAGCATACATGAGCTTTCACGTAACAGCTTTCGCTGGGGGTCTATTCACAGAAAACTGTTGGTTTTGGGTTGCAGATCACGACCTTGAGGATCAAAAATACCAACGTGTTTCCATTTTTGCAGGACGAGGAGTTCTTGTGGAGGCACAAAGAGGCCGCATCTGGCTCAGTGCATCTGGCTCAGAACACCATGTTCTGTATCAGTACCAACTCGCCAACACCAGAGACGTTTATATTGGCCACGCACAGACAGAACAGGCATACTTTCAACCCATACCTATGGCTCAATACCCATTCCCGCCTGTGACAGCACTGAACGATCCAAACTTTCAGCAAGACTGCCAGAACGACTCTGATCCAGCTGGATGCAACATAGGATGGGGCATGAGAATTCTCAACTCCAGCAACGTTGCCGTCTATGGGGCAGG GATATTGCCAGGCGAGAACTTTGAGCATTGA
- a CDS encoding uncharacterized protein (expressed protein) translates to MHFSKLILAVLPAFALANEGTTTHTSTAVVTKTYYLSQVHTITATGVSTTAVETSVEVTSTALVEETTTFWPVSHNNTTPVSTPKASNTAGSTGGSSEPSEVPGNAGSAVAVGKFAVVGVAGMVAAALL, encoded by the coding sequence atGCATTTCTCTAAGCTTATCCTGGCTGTTCTGCCTGCCTTCGCTCTCGCTAACGAGGGTACCACCACCCACACGTCCACCGCCGTCGTTACCAAGACCTACTACCTCTCTCAGGTTCACACCATCACCGCCACTGGTGTGAGCACCACTGCTGTTGAGACTTCCGTCGAGGTTACTTCAACAGCTCTCGTTGAGGAGACCACCACCTTCTGGCCTGTTTCTCACAACAACACCACTCCTGTCTCTACCCCAAAGGCCTCTAACACAGCCGGTAGCACTGGTGGTTCGTCCGAGCCCTCCGAGGTTCCTGGCAACGCTGGATCTGCTGTCGCCGTCGGCAAGTTCGCTGTGGTCGGCGTTGCTGGTATGGTTGCCGCTGCTCTTCTGTAA